TTTAAAATGACACAGGACGAAACGCTTTGGAAAGGTGAGCCAAAATAAAAATTTGTTTTTGGGATAGATAAAACGCAAGAAAAGATTTCCATAAATCTTTTCTTCTTTTCTTTCTTTTGAAATCGGATCGTAGTAAAATAAAGGCATAGAACAGCTTTATTTTATAACCTATTATGAATTTTGCATACGAAAATTTTGACAAATCTACAATTGCAGCTATTGCCACACCAGTGGGTAATGGATCTGTTGCGATCATTCGTATTTCTGGTCCTAAAGCACTTGGTATTTTAAAAATAATCTTCTCCAATCCCAAAATTGAAACGCATAGGGCGACTTATGGAAAAATTCATGATGGATTGATTGTATTAGACCATGTGCTTGTGCTCTATTTTAAAGCGCCAAAATCTTTTACGGGACAAGACGTTGTCGAAATCCACTGTCATGGTGGCCATTTTTTACAACAAAGAATCTTGGATCTCGTGTTGCAAAAAGGCGCTAAAATGGCAAAGCCTGGAGAGTTTTCTTACAGAGCCTATTTGAATGATAAAATGGATTTAGTGCAGGCAGAAGCCATCCAGCAACTCATTTTTTCAAAAAGCGAAGCCGCGAGGAAAGTGAGTGAGCAGCAATTGACAGGCTTTTTGTCGAAAAAAATCAAAAATTTTCAAAAACAGCTCATCGACATTTACGCGCTTTTGGAAGCATGGGTGGATTTTCCAGAAGAAGATTTAGAATTTCGTTCCTTTAAAAACGTGATTGAAGAGCTAGAAGAGATAAAAAACGAGATGACAGGACTTTTGAACACTTTTGATGAAGGACAAAAACTGTTTTCTGGAATCCAACTTGCACTTTTAGGTCCGCCTAATGCTGGGAAATCCTCTCTTTTGAATCTATTGCTAAAAAAAGAAAGAGCCATTGTATCAGAAATTCCAGGAACAACACGCGATTTTTTACAAGAAGAGTGTGTGTTATTTGGCTATCCTATCCAACTTATCGATACAGCGGGAATGCGCGCATCGAAAGATGCATTAGAAAACTTAGGGATCGATAAGAGTAAATCGATTGCAAAAACAGTTGATCTTAACGTGGTTGTTTTAGATATTTCTCAAAAACTTGAACACTCTTTTTTATCTTTTTTAAACACATTGGATCCTAAAAAAACATGCATTGTGTGGAATAAGTGTGATTTGACAGATTGCATCCCGATGGACCTTGCTTTTCCTTCTGTAATGATCTCGTGTAAAACAAAAGCGAATATTGAAGGATTGCTTGAAGCTTTAAAGCCTCATTTTGCCCTGCCGGACAAAGAAGAGGTTTTTTTGACAAACAGGCGCCATTTTGAAGCACTAAAACACGCCAAAGAATCTCTCAGAGCT
Above is a window of Chlamydiota bacterium DNA encoding:
- the mnmE gene encoding tRNA modification GTPase MnmE; the encoded protein is MNFAYENFDKSTIAAIATPVGNGSVAIIRISGPKALGILKIIFSNPKIETHRATYGKIHDGLIVLDHVLVLYFKAPKSFTGQDVVEIHCHGGHFLQQRILDLVLQKGAKMAKPGEFSYRAYLNDKMDLVQAEAIQQLIFSKSEAARKVSEQQLTGFLSKKIKNFQKQLIDIYALLEAWVDFPEEDLEFRSFKNVIEELEEIKNEMTGLLNTFDEGQKLFSGIQLALLGPPNAGKSSLLNLLLKKERAIVSEIPGTTRDFLQEECVLFGYPIQLIDTAGMRASKDALENLGIDKSKSIAKTVDLNVVVLDISQKLEHSFLSFLNTLDPKKTCIVWNKCDLTDCIPMDLAFPSVMISCKTKANIEGLLEALKPHFALPDKEEVFLTNRRHFEALKHAKESLRAVIRGLQQKVSAEFVCFDVKKALEFLSEIIGQNIQKELLDSIFSQFCLGK